One stretch of Macrobrachium nipponense isolate FS-2020 chromosome 16, ASM1510439v2, whole genome shotgun sequence DNA includes these proteins:
- the LOC135195437 gene encoding leucine-rich repeat neuronal protein 3-like, with protein sequence MLVPNNIAMVLPVKLLYNIAGFSLLCTPNLCNIIGENMISDIPENNYNSSCCEGCTSGVMKSTDLTEDLETLNCSMKKIRTFPVNLPVTLQALNLKGNNIFNIPDNSMSYLTDLQELDLSANRIKSIGQGSIFANLLHLKYLNVENNFLTSLYHNSLLGLTSLRHLVLSNNKITFLEEGALAELKSLQRLDLDHNLLESLYEHWFHGLEHLLTLNIAHNRILNIPASVFQTLVSLKYLYLSGNQISSVHPRAFFGQISLEVLSVENNLLNKAPTAAFQGIPSLKILILDRNPLSKIKPLDFSHLGITEISLCHMPKLSIVDAKGFYNLLNISSIHMSDNKKLTYVDPLAFMNVDNLKVLQLHDNVIKGISPEMKSVLPNGVQISLYNNPFTCDCNIRWLRQLMEDSFSSGVSLVKPEQLVCHGPENLAHKLIKDLNIKSIPRVCAPTVLNLTQSDTVSGRVGESFLLECRSLGYPMPRLHWVLPDGSFVNSTLNEIRRRFFLPGTLVYYHLLPSDGGQYTCLAHNSIGDASLSLNINISGIDIYLFPIRVSSNFITLTWNGTEHQTFASYKINYWPVDANGKRSGPLESMPAGSSDQNIVINRLKPQTTYYFCLGFEDKTGFFLKISCCLASTQHEDFMLQGISGTSNVMIAIVLIIVLAIIVLGICLASIVTKRYRHRLYEVPDNSDTSIIPLKTFVDLFYQGLDPQRTEHDQSKPIVH encoded by the coding sequence ATGCTAGTCCCTAATAATATAGCAATGGTGCTACCagtgaaattattatataatatagcagGATTCTCTCTTCTGTGCACTCCAAATTTGTGTAACATTATCGGAGAAAATATGATAAGTGATATTCCAGAAAATAATTACAATTCATCTTGTTGTGAGGGGTGCACTTCTGGAGTAATGAAATCTACAGATCTTACAGAAGATCTAGAAACCCTGAATTGTTCAATGAAAAAGATCAGGACCTTTCCCGTAAATCTACCAGTGACCTTACAAGCACTTAATCTGAAAGGAAATAACATATTTAATATTCCAGATAATAGCATGTCCTATTTAACAGACCTTCAAGAACTTGATCTATCCGCAAACAGGATCAAATCAATTGGACAAGGGAGCATTTTTGCGAATTTACTCCATTTAAAGTATCTTAatgtagaaaataattttttgactTCACTCTATCACAACAGTTTGTTAGGACTTACGTCACTAAGACATCTAGTGTTGTCCAATAACAAAATTACATTTCTAGAAGAAGGCGCTCTGGCTGAACTAAAAAGCCTTCAGAGATTAGATCTTGACCATAATCTTCTTGAGTCCCTGTATGAACACTGGTTTCATGGCCTCGAACATCTGCTCACTCTTAACATCGCTCACAACCGAATCCTCAATATCCCTGCGTCAGTCTTCCAAACTTTGGTGTCTCTGAAATATTTATACCTATCCGGTAATCAGATTTCATCTGTACACCCAAGAGCGTTTTTTGGTCAGATAAGTCTTGAAGTCTTATCAGTGGAAAACAATCTCCTTAACAAAGCCCCGACAGCTGCCTTTCAAGGTATACCCAGTCTCAAGATCCTTATTTTAGATAGAAATCCACTAAGTAAAATTAAACCACTGGATTTTTCTCATCTTGGCATTACAGAAATCAGCCTTTGTCACATGCCCAAACTGAGCATTGTTGATGCCAAGGGATTTTACAATCTACTAAACATTTCTAGCATTCATATGAGTGATAATAAAAAGCTTACTTATGTGGATCCTCTAGCTttcatgaatgtagataacttgAAAGTATTACAACTCCATGACAACGTCATAAAAGGAATATCTCCGGAAATGAAATCTGTTTTGCCTAATGGAGTTCAAATTTCTCTTTATAACAATCCATTTACATGCGACTGTAACATTCGATGGCTTCGGCAGCTGATGGAAGATAGTTTCTCTTCAGGCGTTTCATTAGTAAAGCCAGAGCAATTAGTTTGCCATGGCCCAGAGAATTTAGCGCATAAACTAATCAAAGACCTTAACATCAAGAGTATACCAAGAGTATGTGCTCCCACTGTCCTTAACCTCACACAGTCTGACACTGTTTCAGGGAGAGTAGGTGAGAGTTTTCTCTTGGAATGTCGTTCTCTTGGTTACCCTATGCCAAGACTACATTGGGTATTACCAGATGGCTCCTTTGTTAACTCAACCCTCAATGAAATAAGACGAAGGTTTTTTCTACCTGGTACTCTTGTTTATTATCATTTGCTACCCAGTGATGGAGGCCAGTATACATGTTTGGCCCATAACAGTATTGGAGATGCTAGTTTATCCCTCAATATCAACATCAGtggtattgatatatatttattccctATACGGGTGTCTTCAAATTTTATAACGCTCACTTGGAATGGTACTGAGCATCAAACTTTTGCatcttacaaaataaattattggcCAGTAGACGCCAATGGAAAACGATCTGGTCCTCTGGAATCCATGCCAGCGGGCTCTTCTGATCAAAATATAGTCATTAATCGGTTGAAACCACAAACAACTTATTACTTTTGCCTCGGGTTTGAAGATAAAACAGGATTTTTCTTAAAGATATCATGTTGTTTAGCTAGCACCCAGCATGAAGACTTTATGTTGCAAGGGATATCAGGCACTTCAAATGTTATGATAGCCATTGTTCTCATTATTGTTTTAGCTATTATAGTGCTGGGAATATGTCTTGCTTCTATTGTAACCAAAAGATATCGGCACAGATTGTATGAGGTTCCTGATAATTCAGATACATCTATCATACCTTTAAAAACCTTCGTCGACCTTTTCTACCAAGGTCTTGACCCTCAAAGGACAGAACACGACCAAAGCAAGCCTATCGTGCATTAA